From the Deinococcus roseus genome, the window TTCCTGCATCATGTTCGTGATCTGCTGCCCGCCCTGGGGGTCAAAGGGGTGCAGCAGATCACGTTTTTTGACTGGGTGTTTCAGCAATTCAACAACGATTCCGGGGTGGAGTTCAACCCTGAGGATTACAGTCTGGAGGACAGCCACTTTGAGGGTTTTCTGGAGGCGCAGACCAGCCCTCATCAGCAACAGGTGTGGCAGGCAGCCACGGTGAAAAATTCACTCAAATTCCTGGAATTGATTGAACGGTACACCCAGAACCTTTATGCCCGGGTGCAACTCCCAGAAGATGATGTGGTGCTCGAAGAACAACTTGGCGTACAGAAAGTGAAAGTGACCTTCAAACCCCAGCAGGTGAGAAAGGCGCTTTCAAGTGCATTTGAAATGCACAGTGGGTACACCGAACGGAGACAGCAATTTCTGCAAAACCTTCAAAATCATTTTCTGGAACTGCACGAACAACGGTTCTGGACGCCAAGGGACCACGAAGACCGCCGTTACATTCAGGCCATGTCAGCCCGGATCAACATCCATTTTGGCCGCCTTTACCGCAGGTTCAACCTGATGGCGTTCTACCAGGAGCTCTTTGAGCCACGCACGCTCTTTCAGGTGGACCAGGGACTGCTGGAAATCTGGGAACTCTCCGCACTACAGCAGGAACCTGCCAGAAAAACCCGGAACAAGAACCCGGAGGATGCAGGTGAAAAAGAGCAGGAAGAACGCTTGCAGCTGGACATGACCGACGTGGCTCCACTATATGCGCTTTACCTGAGCCTGAAAGGCAAAGCAGAACCCACTTACCGGCACATCATCATCGATGAGGCCCAGGACTTCACCCCACTACAACTGGCCCTCCTGCGCCAGCACAACACCGAAGGTTCTTTCACCATTGTGGGTGACACGGCACAAAACATTTTTGCGCACCGGGGTCTGGACGACTGGAGCGCCATCAAAGAGGTGATGGGACCTTCAGCCATCAGTGAGAAAATCACCCAGAATTACCGCAGCACACATGAGATTGTGCTGTTTGGCAATGCAGTGCAGCAGGTGGTGCGCGGTCAGCATGCCCTCAAGGCAGTTCCGGTGGCCCGTCATGGTCAGAAACCCGTGCTTCACCAATCTGATCAACTGGATTTGCTGCTCAAGTCCATGCTGGACACTTTGCATCACCTGGCCCACCAGGGCAGGAAAAACATTGCAGTGCTCACCCGTGACCGCAAACAGGCCCAGAACCTCAGCACCTGGCTCAGCGGCCAGAAGGTGCATCACAACTTGCAACTCGACAACAACCCTCCTGCGGGAACCCAGACTCAGGATTCCATCCTCAGTGTGCTTCCTGCAGCCGTCTCGAAGGGCATGGAATTCGAAGCCGTTCTGGTGTATGACACCAGCGAAGACAACTATCCTGTCCTCAACCCACTGCTTGGAAAACTGCTTTTCGTGGCAGTCTCCAGAGCACTGCATGAACTGTACCTGTTCTCACTGGGACGTCCCTCCGGGCACCTCAGGGCCACACCAGGATTGTGCAAACACCTCCATCATCC encodes:
- a CDS encoding HelD family protein — translated: MNPEEHPEYRQEKQTLRETALLIEQDIEAQRNGYMEGGGNLWTNRSINRNIREDTLKSLEDNQYKPYFARLEFLDSSGKKQNYYFGRTHIQLPHITVLSWQSPVYSLFIQGNSQKQSYHVPARNKTHQVQLLLKRRFELSLHDIHFIKDEADYRKGATRAPTNQDSFLIRKLQQRGNPGLQDIVETIQIDQDRIIRAPLNVSLVLHGVAGSGKTSVAFHRLAYLLFDETGHNLTPDDVLVLAPSRRFLHHVRDLLPALGVKGVQQITFFDWVFQQFNNDSGVEFNPEDYSLEDSHFEGFLEAQTSPHQQQVWQAATVKNSLKFLELIERYTQNLYARVQLPEDDVVLEEQLGVQKVKVTFKPQQVRKALSSAFEMHSGYTERRQQFLQNLQNHFLELHEQRFWTPRDHEDRRYIQAMSARINIHFGRLYRRFNLMAFYQELFEPRTLFQVDQGLLEIWELSALQQEPARKTRNKNPEDAGEKEQEERLQLDMTDVAPLYALYLSLKGKAEPTYRHIIIDEAQDFTPLQLALLRQHNTEGSFTIVGDTAQNIFAHRGLDDWSAIKEVMGPSAISEKITQNYRSTHEIVLFGNAVQQVVRGQHALKAVPVARHGQKPVLHQSDQLDLLLKSMLDTLHHLAHQGRKNIAVLTRDRKQAQNLSTWLSGQKVHHNLQLDNNPPAGTQTQDSILSVLPAAVSKGMEFEAVLVYDTSEDNYPVLNPLLGKLLFVAVSRALHELYLFSLGRPSGHLRATPGLCKHLHHPAPDAGLPAVKTPVATSPGSKPNPSFQKPRTHQVIRLKPHLTSYQGLQVTLQGSGQSLPTDDLLHFRRIREALQDLLGEDFVREMDSAVAKGHQHINTDLIRLLQLGITSLQSKKKPGTQRPQNVPEAVWQSWLHHFEEHRKQLLTPELRSLQFELYFNPG